The Saprospiraceae bacterium genome includes the window GGTATCCTTTTTTCCATTCTGCCTTTATGGTACGTTTTATTTCCAAAGCAGGCCGTTTAGCCGAACATTCTGATAGGATTTGGAAACGAGGTATTTGGATTACTTATAAAGGCACAGACGCTTTAATAGAAGCCTTTCCAAGAAATCATTATATTTCTATTCGCGTAAAAGGCAAAGACCCTGATGATTTACTTACACGGATCCATAAGACTTTTACAGAAATATATTATGATTCCAAAGAGGTGAACATTAAAGTAGGCCTTAGTGATGGCGGGCTAGTGGAGTACAAAAACATTAAAGACTGGCAAGAAGGCAAACACCTATTTGACCAAGACCACCGAGCAGCGGATATTGACAGGTATAATTTTTTTAAAGCGATTATTGATCCTGAAGAGGAAAAAGGTAAATTGAAAAATTTAGCTGCTATTGTACCCGCACCTATAGTCATTAGCAAGGATGCCGGAGTGTTTGAAATGAACCGTTCTGTAGTAAAGAAAGTAGCGAAGGAATTGAAGGAACTTACAGTAGAAGACCTAGATAGTGCGCTAAACCAAGGTCGAGATATAATAAATGGAGAGAGTGATTTTTATAATGCCATTATCCAGCTAAATAGACAATTACGAGAAATAAAAATGAAAAAAATCAAGGATATGATTTCAGAGGATCAAGCTACAACAGCCAGAAATAAAGTCGCTGATAGCTTTATGGATTTAATGGATTCGCTGGAAGTTGAGGACCTGCTTAAGGCTGAAACCGAAGCATTCTTGAGGAAAAATTGAGTAAACTTCCAAACATGCTCTGAAGGGAGAAAGGTTGAAAATCGCTGAAACGCCCTTTAGTGCTGGGGCGAATTTGGATGTAACGTCATTGGCGTTTTCAGATGAGCATACAAACAAAAAAAGCCCAAGCTTTTGACTTGGGCTAATTCGTTGACAATCAACGTGTACCGAAGAGGGGAATCGAACCCCTACTCCCTTGCGAGAACTGGATTTTGAATCCAGCGCGTCTACCAATTCCGCCACTTCGGCATGGTGCGAAATTGCTGGTAACTTCTTCCAGCGGGCTGCAAATCTATGTATTTTTTGTAAATCACCAAAGATTGTATCCCAATAAATTATTTTTTTTCTAAAAAAGTTTCAACCTGGCCCGCACTATTTAAATATCCGCAGAATATCCATGCCATTGGCAAATAAAACCAGGCCAATGACGATCACAAAACCGGCCATGGTGGCGTATTCCAGGAATTTGTCAGACGGTTTGCGGCCGCTGACTACCTCGTATAAGAGGAAGACCACATGCCCGCCATCCAAAGCAGGGATAGGAAGTAAGTTCATAAAAGCCAATATCAGCGATAGAATGGCTGTCATGGTCCAGAATCGCTCCCAGTTCCATTCGTTGCCAAACATTTTGCCGATGGAGGCAAAGCCGCCTAGACTTTCCGAAGCTTTTATCTTGCTTTTAAAGATTTGACCGAATGCCTTGATTTGGTCACCCAGGAAGTTCCAACCTTTGATCACACCGGCAGGTAAAGCTTGAGCCAGGGTATATTCCAGTTTTTCGGTTTCAAAAAAGTAGTTGGGGCCATAAGGTACGACACCGATTTTCCCTTCTTCCGTCGTGGTCATAGCAAGTGCCAGGGTATCTGTTTTATCGCGTAAGATGGTGATGTTAACCGGGCGGCTCTTCAAGTCGCCGCCAATGGTAGCAAAATTATCAAAATAAGGTGTAGGAGTACCGTTTAGGGCGATGATCTTGTCTTCCACTTTCAAGCCCGCTTTATCCGCTGGAGAATCCTTTTGGATGTCGCCGGCCACAAAAGGAACCCGAGCATAAAACAACCGTTTATCTTTGTTCGCGTGACTGGAAAGGATGCCGATGTATTTTTCATCAATAGGCAGGGTCATCTCCTGGCCATCTCTGGAAATGACCAATTTTGAAGCACTATTAATAACGATCTGCCGTATAACTTCCCTTTCATTAAATTGCTCAAAAGGATTATCGCCAATGGCCAGAATCTGGTCGCCATTTTTTAGACCCAATTCCATCCCCAAGGAATCGGCGTGAATACCATATTCGACATTTTTAGCGGGTAGGTATTCTTCCCCCCAGACGAATAAGACCATGCCGTATAGCAAAAAACCCAGGATAAAGTTGACCGTCACCCCACCCAGCATGATGATTAAGCGTTGCCAAGCGGGTTTGGAGCGAAATTCCCAGGGCTGTGGTTCCTGGCTCATTTGTTCCCGGTCAAAACTTTCATCAATCATACCTGAAATCTTGACGTAGCCACCCAGTGGTAACCAGCCAATACCATATTCTGTATCACCTACTTTCTTTTTAAATAGAGAAAACCAGGGATCGAAAAAGAGGTAAAATTTTTCTACTCTCGTGCCAAAAAAGCGAGCCGGAAAGAAGTGTCCCATTTCATGTAACACAATCAAAATGGACAAACTTAACATCAATTGCCCCGCCATTATCAGGATATCCATATATATCTCGATTTATTTTTTTATTTGGTTTTAAAACAGCATATCGACTATCATTGTTGTATTAAAATGTTTCTTTCTGGAAGGCTTAGGTAATAAGGAGGGCCTCCCAACCAGCACTTAATAGCCAATAAACAGTCAAACAACAAGCTTTATAATCTTCAAACAGTTTATCTAAATCCTTTGGTTCTTTGACAAATCTCGTGATCTAGAGGCAATTATAAACAGAAAGTAACACTTCTTTTGGTCGTTTTTGCTTTCTGTTTATGATTGCCCAAGAGATTTGTCAAAGAAGGAATCCTTTTAAAGGAACACAAAGGTACTATGATTTGTGCAATTTTTCGGAAGTACTACCTCAAATAGCTGACGAATATTAACTTTGGGCACTATGTACTTATTTTATACAACTAAAATCGAAGGTAATTGGGCCATTTTGGAGGAGGGCGAAGCGCGGCATTGTTCGCAGGTATTGCGAAAAAAACCAGGAGAGGAGATCCATTTTGTTGATGGTGCAGGTGGGAAATACAGCGCCACTTTGGTAGAGGTCGGTAAAAAAACTTGTCGGCTTAGCATTGAAGACAAACAAATGGACCTCGGAGATACCTCCGCGAGCTTGCATTTGGCGGTAGCGCCCACCAAAAACATTGACCGTTTTGAATGGTTTTTAGAAAAAGCCACAGAAATTGGCATTGATCGTATCACCCCCCTCCTTTGCCAACGCTCGGAGCGGAAAAGCCTGCGCAATGATCGCCTGGAAAGGGTAATGGTGGCCGCTATGAAACAATCCTTGAAGGCCCGTTTGCCCACTTTGGCGCCCTTAATGCCCTTTGACACCTTTTTGGCCACTCAAAAAGAGGGGCAACGCCTGATTGCACATTGTGTAGATGATGATAAAAAATTACTGAAAGATACCTATAGCATAGGTAAGGACGTTTGTATTTTGATTGGCCCCGAGGGCGATTTTTCAGAAGAGGAAATACAAGGAGCACTTAGGACAGGCTTTGTTCCTGTCTCTTTGGGAAATGCTCGCTTGCGGACAGAAACGGCGGCCATCGTGGCCTGCCACAGTATTGC containing:
- the rseP gene encoding RIP metalloprotease RseP encodes the protein MDILIMAGQLMLSLSILIVLHEMGHFFPARFFGTRVEKFYLFFDPWFSLFKKKVGDTEYGIGWLPLGGYVKISGMIDESFDREQMSQEPQPWEFRSKPAWQRLIIMLGGVTVNFILGFLLYGMVLFVWGEEYLPAKNVEYGIHADSLGMELGLKNGDQILAIGDNPFEQFNEREVIRQIVINSASKLVISRDGQEMTLPIDEKYIGILSSHANKDKRLFYARVPFVAGDIQKDSPADKAGLKVEDKIIALNGTPTPYFDNFATIGGDLKSRPVNITILRDKTDTLALAMTTTEEGKIGVVPYGPNYFFETEKLEYTLAQALPAGVIKGWNFLGDQIKAFGQIFKSKIKASESLGGFASIGKMFGNEWNWERFWTMTAILSLILAFMNLLPIPALDGGHVVFLLYEVVSGRKPSDKFLEYATMAGFVIVIGLVLFANGMDILRIFK
- a CDS encoding 16S rRNA (uracil(1498)-N(3))-methyltransferase, producing MYLFYTTKIEGNWAILEEGEARHCSQVLRKKPGEEIHFVDGAGGKYSATLVEVGKKTCRLSIEDKQMDLGDTSASLHLAVAPTKNIDRFEWFLEKATEIGIDRITPLLCQRSERKSLRNDRLERVMVAAMKQSLKARLPTLAPLMPFDTFLATQKEGQRLIAHCVDDDKKLLKDTYSIGKDVCILIGPEGDFSEEEIQGALRTGFVPVSLGNARLRTETAAIVACHSIALLNQ